A section of the Rubritalea squalenifaciens DSM 18772 genome encodes:
- a CDS encoding KH domain-containing protein → MQQTTDQIRNFLQFIALQFIKYPDEAQLKVAEVSDNHIRFRLVLNQNDVAILIGRNGFTASAIRNILKAAAVRDGIQATLQIVSHEEERQRMAAIEAGEIIEELPTDEDIAEQDDENLEEA, encoded by the coding sequence ATGCAACAGACCACGGATCAGATCAGGAATTTTCTCCAGTTCATCGCCCTGCAATTTATTAAGTACCCAGATGAGGCCCAGCTAAAGGTGGCAGAGGTGTCGGATAACCATATCCGCTTCAGACTGGTGCTGAATCAGAATGATGTGGCTATCCTCATTGGCCGCAATGGATTTACGGCCAGCGCCATTCGCAACATCCTTAAGGCTGCAGCGGTACGTGACGGCATTCAAGCCACATTACAAATTGTCTCTCACGAGGAAGAACGCCAGCGCATGGCCGCCATTGAGGCAGGTGAAATCATCGAAGAATTGCCCACGGACGAGGATATCGCCGAGCAAGATGATGAGAATCTAGAGGAAGCCTGA
- the pyrF gene encoding orotidine-5'-phosphate decarboxylase gives MRYGEKLSKRIKDTNSRLCVGLDPRPDLSGGMEKIPDLLKQVVDETWEYAAAFKPNMAYFEAMGLRGLEMLEEMLGNMPNEVPIILDAKRSDIGETQKYYAKSYFENWNVDAVTLNPFLGYDTMEPFLDWEGKAIYVLAVTSNPGSADFQRQMVGDRYVFELVQDICRRAHEEGRKTDVGMVVGLTNASDDVLSRIDDYPLLIPGLGAQGGDLENMAGKGRTAPDTINVSRGIMYKDMEKSFGQKAKFWAEQIAASYPA, from the coding sequence ATGCGCTACGGAGAGAAGCTTTCCAAGAGAATCAAAGATACAAATTCAAGGCTCTGTGTGGGCTTAGACCCTCGTCCCGACCTCTCGGGAGGCATGGAGAAAATCCCTGATTTACTCAAACAAGTCGTAGATGAGACTTGGGAGTATGCAGCAGCTTTCAAGCCTAACATGGCATACTTTGAGGCAATGGGGCTTCGCGGCCTTGAGATGTTAGAAGAAATGCTGGGCAATATGCCCAATGAAGTGCCCATCATCTTGGATGCCAAACGTTCGGACATTGGAGAGACCCAAAAGTACTACGCGAAGAGCTACTTTGAGAACTGGAATGTGGACGCCGTTACCTTGAATCCGTTTTTAGGATACGATACCATGGAGCCGTTTCTGGACTGGGAAGGGAAGGCTATCTACGTCCTAGCAGTCACCTCCAATCCTGGAAGTGCTGATTTCCAGAGACAAATGGTTGGTGATCGCTATGTCTTTGAGTTGGTGCAAGATATCTGCAGGCGAGCTCATGAAGAAGGGCGCAAAACGGATGTCGGCATGGTAGTAGGTCTCACTAATGCCAGCGATGACGTGCTTAGCCGCATCGATGATTATCCATTGTTGATCCCTGGTTTGGGGGCACAAGGTGGAGATCTTGAAAATATGGCAGGCAAGGGAAGAACTGCACCGGACACTATTAATGTATCTCGAGGAATCATGTACAAGGACATGGAAAAGAGCTTCGGGCAAAAGGCCAAATTCTGGGCCGAGCAGATTGCTGCGTCTTATCCGGCATAA
- the recF gene encoding DNA replication/repair protein RecF (All proteins in this family for which functions are known are DNA-binding proteins that assist the filamentation of RecA onto DNA for the initiation of recombination or recombinational repair.), which produces MLTSLRLLNFRCFESLSLELPEEGALFVGHNAQGKTSILEAVCVLVRLHSPRAKSMRPLMKFDASEFGIAGEGWERDLQVRHSRAGSKMLIDGEELKTQGEYLENGGLVVWMGNEDVELVRGSGGGRRRYLDFICSQLDQGYRRALSRYRRALKARNLLLKEPRLREDSIQAYTEILIEHGEYITSARQHVLTLLAPHLANTQKSVSGREEILAFEYQPGSGGSMVRAFESTAESERRQRQTLAGPHRDDFKILLNGLPAGDYASEGQQRTIALAMKLAQGDVLRSVGGKMPVYLLDDIFGELDPQRRNALMRYLPKSAQKLITTTNLDWMDQDLAGWSRYLVDAGSAKLEDS; this is translated from the coding sequence ATGCTAACCTCACTGCGCCTGTTAAACTTTCGCTGCTTCGAATCACTGAGTCTGGAGCTTCCTGAGGAGGGCGCGTTGTTTGTGGGCCATAATGCCCAGGGGAAGACCTCCATTTTGGAGGCTGTCTGTGTCCTTGTTCGTCTACATTCACCGCGGGCCAAATCGATGAGGCCGCTCATGAAGTTTGATGCTTCCGAGTTTGGAATAGCTGGCGAGGGGTGGGAGAGAGATTTACAGGTGCGCCACAGCAGAGCTGGTTCCAAAATGCTGATTGATGGTGAGGAGCTAAAAACTCAAGGAGAGTATCTGGAAAATGGAGGCTTGGTTGTCTGGATGGGCAATGAGGATGTGGAGTTGGTTCGAGGCAGCGGGGGGGGTAGGAGGCGTTATCTGGATTTCATTTGTTCCCAGTTGGATCAAGGCTATCGGAGAGCGCTTAGCCGATACCGCAGAGCCTTGAAGGCGCGAAATTTACTACTCAAAGAACCCCGCCTGAGAGAGGATTCCATTCAGGCCTACACGGAAATCTTAATCGAGCACGGTGAGTACATTACCTCTGCCCGCCAGCATGTATTAACGCTTCTGGCCCCACATCTTGCCAATACACAGAAGAGCGTAAGTGGTCGGGAAGAGATCCTTGCTTTTGAGTATCAGCCGGGCTCTGGCGGGAGTATGGTCAGGGCATTTGAATCTACGGCTGAGAGTGAGCGCCGGCAGCGTCAGACTCTTGCGGGCCCTCATCGTGATGATTTTAAGATTTTGCTAAACGGCTTGCCTGCTGGGGACTATGCCAGTGAGGGACAGCAGAGAACAATTGCTCTGGCGATGAAGTTGGCCCAGGGAGATGTCCTGAGGTCCGTTGGCGGTAAAATGCCTGTCTACCTGCTGGATGATATTTTTGGGGAGTTGGATCCTCAGAGACGAAATGCCTTGATGAGATATCTTCCCAAATCAGCTCAAAAATTGATCACCACTACGAACCTGGACTGGATGGATCAAGACCTGGCGGGCTGGAGTAGATACTTGGTGGATGCTGGTTCGGCAAAGCTGGAAGATTCATAA
- a CDS encoding RNA polymerase sigma factor — protein sequence MNFLRQISSNWLRGAIPDGHSQGDSAGGGASQLDDRILVSRAQSGDYSAFDELVTRHRGKVYAMIVNMVKNDADAWDLAQDSFIKAWNALPKFENRSRFSTWMFRISHNVVYDWMRKRKIQADGELDDQLLSRDQIDTNASTAPRAVARPDQALENQELQGEIEAALAQLSDEHREAILLREVQGMEYKEIADIQGCSLGTVMSRLFYARKKLQNLLER from the coding sequence ATGAATTTTTTACGACAGATCTCGTCAAATTGGCTGAGAGGAGCTATACCAGATGGTCACTCACAGGGTGACAGTGCTGGGGGAGGCGCTTCTCAGCTGGATGATCGTATCCTCGTGAGCAGGGCTCAGAGTGGCGATTATTCAGCATTCGACGAATTGGTGACCCGTCACCGAGGAAAGGTCTACGCGATGATTGTGAACATGGTCAAAAATGACGCTGATGCCTGGGATCTTGCTCAAGATTCCTTTATCAAGGCGTGGAATGCACTGCCCAAGTTCGAGAACCGTTCTCGGTTCTCAACCTGGATGTTCAGGATTTCCCACAACGTTGTCTATGACTGGATGCGGAAACGTAAAATCCAGGCAGACGGAGAGCTGGATGACCAGTTACTCAGTAGAGACCAAATCGACACGAATGCCAGCACGGCACCCCGGGCAGTAGCCCGGCCGGACCAGGCACTCGAAAACCAGGAGCTGCAAGGGGAGATAGAAGCGGCCCTAGCTCAACTTAGTGATGAACACCGCGAAGCCATCCTGTTACGTGAAGTACAGGGGATGGAATACAAAGAAATTGCTGATATCCAAGGGTGCTCGCTTGGAACAGTGATGAGCCGACTATTTTACGCACGCAAGAAACTTCAAAACCTATTAGAGAGATGA
- a CDS encoding anti-sigma factor family protein — translation MNRPDDKTLERWMDGALEGEELRQVEAWAETHAGELEQLMSWSDTSKLIKQSMSADTEPPYPDFFNTKIRQAAVGHHDEPMVAQKAPSLWQRFSWIIAPAALAGMAVCFYVGTQIHSDTPSSGSTAQTGEVYIPQRGVTAEISQAGEITVISLEGLEDIPDTLDIAAGETSIGISPRYLAKVDRDNLY, via the coding sequence ATGAACAGACCAGATGACAAAACCTTGGAGCGTTGGATGGACGGCGCACTGGAAGGCGAGGAATTGCGCCAGGTCGAAGCTTGGGCAGAAACACATGCAGGTGAATTGGAGCAGCTTATGAGCTGGTCCGATACCAGTAAGCTGATCAAGCAGTCCATGAGTGCAGATACTGAGCCACCATATCCGGATTTCTTTAACACGAAAATTCGCCAGGCCGCCGTTGGGCATCATGATGAACCGATGGTCGCTCAGAAAGCGCCGTCCCTATGGCAGCGTTTCAGTTGGATTATTGCCCCTGCGGCACTCGCAGGTATGGCAGTCTGCTTCTATGTGGGAACTCAAATTCACAGTGACACTCCATCAAGTGGCTCTACGGCACAAACGGGTGAGGTCTACATACCTCAGCGAGGTGTTACTGCGGAAATTTCTCAGGCCGGTGAGATCACCGTGATTTCACTAGAAGGCTTGGAGGATATTCCAGATACATTGGATATTGCTGCAGGAGAGACAAGCATTGGCATCTCTCCAAGATACCTGGCCAAGGTGGATAGAGACAACTTGTACTGA
- a CDS encoding DUF1573 domain-containing protein, whose translation MRSFILILSLAFTQAQAAVFTFKETTKAVKPEPDAKVIEILFPFKNTSDQAVDIVAYDAPCSCMSAKLKGGTALSNNKGIRFEPGEEGVVKGIFELGNFKGTIDKKIFLWTSNDSKEKPSIELTTRVTIPELISATPTSLIWDLKGQANAKEISIKVVGEKPIKVTDAKCSNGNLEFEVITIKEGFEYTLKVKPKSTDKILFASIKLSTDSKIDRFKTLQAFATVKPNKN comes from the coding sequence ATGCGTAGCTTCATCCTTATACTCAGCTTGGCCTTTACTCAGGCCCAAGCAGCTGTTTTCACCTTCAAGGAAACGACCAAAGCTGTAAAGCCAGAGCCTGATGCTAAGGTTATCGAGATCCTTTTTCCCTTCAAAAACACCAGTGATCAGGCTGTCGATATCGTGGCCTATGATGCACCCTGTAGCTGTATGAGCGCCAAGCTCAAAGGTGGTACCGCACTCAGCAACAACAAGGGGATCCGTTTCGAGCCAGGTGAGGAAGGTGTCGTTAAGGGGATTTTTGAACTGGGTAACTTCAAGGGAACCATCGATAAGAAAATTTTCTTGTGGACCTCCAATGATAGTAAGGAAAAGCCATCTATCGAACTCACGACCCGAGTGACTATTCCCGAGCTTATTTCTGCGACTCCCACTTCACTGATCTGGGATTTAAAAGGACAGGCTAATGCCAAGGAGATCTCAATCAAGGTAGTAGGTGAAAAACCTATAAAAGTGACTGACGCTAAGTGCTCCAATGGAAATCTGGAGTTTGAGGTGATTACGATCAAAGAGGGCTTTGAGTACACCCTGAAGGTGAAGCCTAAATCAACGGACAAAATTCTTTTTGCTTCGATCAAGCTTAGTACCGATAGCAAAATTGATCGTTTCAAGACCTTGCAGGCATTTGCAACCGTTAAGCCTAACAAGAACTAG
- a CDS encoding rhodanese-like domain-containing protein, with the protein MLRFLVQTIAILLLGALSGVAVYMIVGQPDRSVKCVQADLGEWEVCWDTVTADWGGDVLWVDARSQREYDKKHLDGALLVREKDAENDLAQDEVMQAIGMSGVEGKKLVVYCGTEACGASKSVAEKIRATGFHSEVYTLFGGWKAVPKELK; encoded by the coding sequence ATGCTGCGTTTTCTTGTTCAGACAATAGCCATATTATTGTTAGGAGCACTCTCAGGGGTAGCCGTCTATATGATAGTCGGGCAACCAGATCGCTCTGTAAAATGTGTGCAGGCGGACTTGGGTGAGTGGGAGGTTTGCTGGGATACGGTGACTGCCGATTGGGGCGGGGATGTTCTGTGGGTCGACGCTAGGTCTCAGCGTGAGTATGACAAGAAGCACTTGGATGGGGCTTTGCTTGTCAGAGAAAAAGATGCAGAGAATGACTTGGCTCAAGATGAAGTCATGCAGGCAATTGGAATGTCCGGGGTAGAAGGTAAAAAGCTCGTGGTCTACTGCGGTACTGAGGCCTGCGGTGCCAGTAAGTCAGTGGCGGAAAAGATTCGCGCCACTGGATTCCATAGTGAGGTCTATACGCTCTTTGGAGGCTGGAAAGCCGTACCCAAAGAGCTGAAATAG
- a CDS encoding PQQ-dependent sugar dehydrogenase has product MSPSIKHLIVASLVGGTPVFAAPSLDLFVDDLKRPTYMTAPSGSSDYLYILEKEGYIRVFDRKSGKLLDTPLLDIKDRVRSKSNEQGLLGMAFSPTFSKDRRFYLYYTDSKGHTQVSRFSYPDNGKLEVDPASEEKLVHAEQPYGNHNGGWIDFGPDGMLYIGTGDGGAANDPKNNSQDLSNLLGKMLRIDVSTDKAYQVPSDNPFVNQKDAAPEIFAYGLRNPWRCSWSGDLMFIGDVGQNKWEEINVTSLNQLKGANFGWRLREGYHETPKKGVGGDKPENNVEPVHEYVHGGGPDEGLSVTGGYVYRGSISELKGLYFFADYTIGNVWTFEYKEGKAQNLKSWTKDFEVDGKKITQISSFAEDPQGELYIISDKGSIYQIVDK; this is encoded by the coding sequence GCCCCACATACATGACCGCTCCTAGTGGATCTTCTGACTATCTCTATATTCTTGAAAAAGAGGGTTACATCCGAGTCTTCGACCGCAAATCTGGTAAGCTGCTAGATACGCCTCTGCTAGACATCAAAGACCGCGTTCGCTCCAAATCCAACGAGCAAGGACTGCTAGGCATGGCATTCTCTCCAACTTTCAGTAAAGATCGTCGCTTCTACCTCTACTACACAGACAGCAAAGGTCACACTCAGGTTTCGCGATTTAGCTACCCTGACAACGGCAAGCTGGAGGTCGATCCCGCCAGTGAGGAAAAACTCGTACATGCCGAACAGCCCTACGGAAACCACAATGGAGGCTGGATAGACTTCGGTCCCGACGGCATGCTGTACATCGGCACTGGCGACGGTGGTGCGGCAAATGACCCTAAAAATAACTCCCAGGATCTGAGCAACCTGCTGGGCAAGATGCTCCGTATCGACGTATCGACAGATAAGGCCTATCAGGTTCCAAGCGATAACCCCTTCGTAAACCAAAAAGATGCCGCCCCTGAAATTTTTGCCTACGGCCTGAGAAACCCATGGCGCTGCTCCTGGAGCGGCGACTTAATGTTCATAGGTGATGTCGGCCAAAACAAATGGGAAGAAATCAATGTCACTAGCTTAAATCAACTCAAAGGAGCCAACTTTGGTTGGCGCTTACGTGAAGGTTATCACGAGACACCCAAGAAAGGTGTTGGTGGCGATAAGCCTGAGAATAACGTCGAACCCGTGCACGAATATGTACACGGCGGAGGCCCAGACGAAGGGCTCTCTGTGACCGGCGGGTATGTCTATCGCGGCAGTATCTCTGAACTCAAGGGCCTCTACTTCTTTGCAGACTACACGATTGGTAATGTCTGGACCTTTGAGTATAAGGAAGGAAAAGCCCAGAACCTCAAGTCTTGGACAAAAGATTTCGAGGTGGACGGTAAAAAAATCACTCAGATCAGTTCATTTGCTGAGGACCCTCAGGGAGAGCTCTACATTATCTCGGACAAAGGATCGATCTATCAGATTGTCGACAAATAG